AAAATTACCTAGGGCTTATTAAGATGATGGGGAAATTTAGAGCAAAGCAATAGTGAGCAGTATGTGAATTCGCTCAATCTTTATCAGCTGCATACGAATGAGCGTAGTTGTACCAAGCACATCATAATCTGATATGCGCTCACAGCGGTTTTTTATCAGTGGATACTGTAGCGTGCCCGCCTACAATTCAAGTATCTTAGATTTTATAGCGAAGCGGATAAGCCCGATAGAATTTTTTGCCCCGGTTTTTTCCAGCAGGCTTCTTCGGTAGTTTTCTACCGTTCTTACTTTCATATCGATAATTCGGGCAATTTCGCGGGTGGTTTTTTCTTCGCAGAGTAGTTTAAGTACTTGAATCTCTTTCGGATTAAACCGCTCGTACAGCCGAAAGTCGTGCACCATCTGGTAGTCGCGCTGTAGCTTTTGGTGCATAATTTCAGAAATGCCTTGGTTGTAGTAATTGCCCCCTTCACGCACTTTAATAATTGCCTCAGCGATCTCTTTTCTTTCTGCGTCTTTGCTCAGAATACCATTTACGCCAATTTGAAGCAGCTCTTCTATAAACACTGTATCAGTAAAAAATGTAAGCACCAGAATTTTGATGGAGGGAGACGACCGGGTTAGCTGCTTGGCCACTTCTATCCCGTCCATTTCGGGCATGTACAAATCTAAGATAATAAGATCAGGGGTTTGCCTTTCTACCAACCTGAGTAGCTCTTTGCCATCAGCGGCCTCCCGACAGCGGTCATCCGGAAAATGCTGCCTAAAAAGATGCACCATGCCTTCTCGGAAAACCGAATGGTCGTCAGCAATAATTATTTCCTTACTCGCCATGCATCGGAATCTTTATAGAGACGATGTTCTTCTCATCTACGTTGGTTTGATGCAAGGTGCCATTCATGATCGATACTCTAGTCTCGATATTTAGTATTCCTAACCCATTTTGTTGAGATCGCTCTCTTGCTTCCGCCCAATTGTAAGGAGTGCCATTTTCTTCAATATTGATTGCTAACTCACAGACTTGGTCTAACAAATTAACCGAAATAGTTTGAGAATTCCCGTGTTTAATTGCGTTATTAATTATTTCCTGAATCACCCTAAATATCATTAGCGAGGTAGACTCAGGAATATACAATGTACTGGCGTTGGTAGCAAAGTGTATGTCTATTTTATGAGCAACCGCTAGCTTATGGCAGTAGTTGCGTAAGGTATTGATAAGCCCCAATCGTTGGAGGGGTTGGGGCATTAAATCTTGGGAGATAGCTCGCAAATCGCGAATAGAATCGGTGAGCAGCCCCATACTCTCCTGAATAATGTCTTCTGTAGCTGAGCTTAGAGGGTGGGTGCGGAGTTCCGCCAAGTATAATTTTACAGTAGAGAGTTGGGCGCCCAGGCTGTCGTGAATATCCCGACTCAGGCGGCCTCGCTCTTTTTCCTGGCCTTCTATTAGTGCCTGAAGCATTTTTTGCTTCATCTCTACCTGAAGCTCGTGCTCTTTTTGCTTATGTTGGAGCGATTTTCTTTGGTAGGCGTATACAATGGAAATTATGAAAAATAATAATAGTCCCACGAAACCACTGGCAGCAAAAATTAAGAAAGAGATATTGGTTGCGGACGCGGAAGAAGCCATAGACCAATGCTAAAAGCTAGGTATTTAAACAGGCTAAAAAAGTTATGTAGCAACCAGTGAGTAACAAAGTACTCGTAGCCCTGCTTAGCAATGTAGTTGATAAACATAAAAGTAATCAAATTACCTGCAAAATAGCACAGTATTCCCGAATTAATCCAGAACAAAGGGTACCGTTCAATAGCTTCTACCTCCATCCGCTGAAGAATTTGCCAATAAAATAATAGGGATGAACTAGTAAAGAAAAAGGAAGAAACTGTGATAGCTATAGTATCCATCTTGCTAATTCCGGTAATCCACAGTATATCAGCAATCTTAAACAATGTAAATACCATAACAGTGAATACTACACTTTTTTTAATTATTTCATTGTATAGAATGCTTCGATAAAAGAGGGCGAGTATAACATATTCAATCAATGTATAGGTATGCAATATAATTATATTAACCCTCAGTAGATTGTCAAGAAAATATAAGCATAGAACGTCAACACTAAATCCAGATACTATTAGTATGATGATAAAGTTGTATGGCGCAACTATGCTTCTCGACTTATGGATAGCAATGAAAATTGTTATCAGTGGTATGAAAGTAGTTACGTAAGAAGAATAATAGAAAATATTCTCATTCATTAGCTACCAGTAAAGAGTATTCATAACATACAGGCGGACATGGCCAAGACCTATCCGCTACTTTAGCCGGGCCAACTTCGGCAAAGCGCGCACTACTGACATCGAACTCTACGGTGGGGAGTAACTCTAGTTCTTCAATCTCATTAATTCCCATATAAAACCATAGCCCTGGCTCTTCTGCTTCGTCGAGTAGCTCGTGCAGTACCTCCTGCCCGAAGTAGAAAGCCTTCTGGCTTTTGGGGAATAGTTTTTGGTAAAAGTGAGTAAACATTTGCGCTTGATCAATGCTGATGTACGCACCATCTTTGGTGTTTACCGCAATCCCATCAGAACCTTGAGCGTCATCGTGCCACAAAGGTGAAGCTGCGTTGCAGTTAGATGAGCAAGAAGTAGTAGCGTGCACAATAGTTTGGTTAAGTAAATCAGTTCCAGTATCATCTACCCCGGCACCTACTAACTGGTACTGCTGCTCTCCATTAAGCCCTAAGTAAAAACGTACCCCCAAGGCCGACTCTTGGTTGAGCAATTGGTGCAATCGGTCAGCCCCAATAAAGAAAGCACGGGTTTGGTTAGGATACATTCGCTGGTACTTCAACGTCATGGCTTGCCCTTCGGTAAGAGTAATAATTTCTCCTTCTTCACCCGAGAAGTTGAGCAAGGTAGCTGGCGATGGATCTAAGTTAGTCAAATCTTGAGTAGGGTCAGTAGTCTCTTGGCATGCAGCTAAGAATAACAATAATACGGATAAAATTCTCAAATTTAAACATTCCATTTCGGTAAAAATTATTGGTTGTAAATTCTACAGCAACCAACATTTGGTTACTACGAGCAAAGTATTTCCAATAACCTTTAATGGAAAAGCATACTAAAGAATACAGAAAAACAGAATCGTACTAATACGTAAGAAGTGCGTACTATCCCTTACTAGCGAAGATAATACGCTTGGTTATGAGTTTAGCACACCAGGAGCAGGGTAACTCATTAGTTCAGTACCGAATAGTTAAAAGTATGGCTAAATAGAGATAAGACTTAGCGTTCTAGATGGTGGCGTATTGCAAACTTTACCAATCCTACCGTGTTTTTCACCTCGCATTTTTCTAGCAAGCTATTGCGGTGATTATCTACCGTGCGAGGGCTAAGATGTAATGTGGAAGCAATTTCTTTGTTAGTCATTTCTCGACAAATGAGTTTAAGCACTTCAATTTCCCGATCAGTTAACGTTCGTAGTTTAAAAAAATCTCGCTGAAACCTATTCCGTTGAATTAGCTCATCTTGCATTAGTTGTAAAGAAGACTCGCTAAAGAAGTGTTTTCCCTTCATAACCACCTTAATTGCATCACCAATGCACTCTTCATTCTCACCCTTCACCAAAACACCCTGTATTCCCAGCGCAATAACCTCTTGTAAGATTTCCGGATTATCGTGCATAGTAACTACCAATACTTTAGTATCAGTATTGTGGTTGCGTAAATAGCTGATGGTATCTATTCCATCCATTTTGGGCATTTCTAGGTCTATAATAGCAACATCAGGCTGAAAGTGCTTAATGATAGACATCATTTCGATACCATCAGAGGCTTCTTTAATATGTGAATCAGGAAAAAGGCTGGTTAGATACTTGACAACCCCTTGACGGTATAGTAGATGGTCTTCGGCAATTATTATGTTCATGGGTAAGCGTAATCGTTTGTGTAAGTGTGCGGATGCGTAAATTCCGAAAAAATATCTGTAATAGCCAAACTAATTACCGACAAGCTACGCACAAAGATTTGTCTAAGGTATTAGAACCTTTAAACTTATTCTCCACTTCTTTTATTAAAATAAAAATAATATGGCTAAATGGCTAGTTCTTTTTGAATAACCTATACCATAGTGGATAGTATCTTAGTAACTATCATCTGCTTTTTTTGTTTAAGTATTTATATTTATTCATAAACATTATGAGTATCATCGCTAAACTGCCGACTAGGTACATTGTAGCACAACTTATTCTTAGCTATATTCAAGAGTAAAGGCGTTAAAAGCAATACTAACTACCATTAATCATGGTGCTATAACTTACATCTTAGGTGTGTAAGAAATTCTCAGAATACTGCGTAATTACCTCATTCCTTCTGAGTTTTTTAGCTCAAAAGAACGATTAAACCACTCAAAAAATCACCTATTTTCTTCCCAACAAGGTTTTATTACTGCTGATTTAGTACAGCAGCATATATTTCAGCAGCACATTATTTTTTACCTCATGTACGTTTATGACCTCATTTACTGAATTTATATTCTTTGGCTCTGGCTATATTTGAATCGTAGGCAGTTAGCAGAACATTTAATCGTATTGCAGATATTACTCTACAAATATTTCAAGTAAAATTCATAATAGCAACTTGTTTGCTACCTATAAGACCAGTAAAGAAAATGGGCAATTGAGTAGTCACCAATCAGTGCCTCACCTTTAAAGATAAATTAGAATATTGTTTAGTGATGTAAAAGTTTTTCAACATGAAATTTAAAACTATTGTCCTTCTTCTGCTATTTTTGGGGATGTCTACTGCTCTTTCGGTAAGTACACTTCATCAAGTTCAGGCACAGCACATTCAGGCTGATGATATACTACTTAGCGAGAGCAAATTCTACTACCGGATACCGCCTACTTCGGTAAATCATTTTAACATAGGAGATATTGTAGCTGCTCCCTACCAACCAAAACTGAGCATTACTTCGGCTGAAGTAACAGAGGGCAGCCTGCCCAAAGGAATGGCTCTATTTCCTAACGGCTTCATTGTAGTAGAGCAAAGTGACGCAATAGAAGTAGGAAACCACTCACTGACAATTACCACAACTGACGTACAAGAAAACAAGACTACTACTTCTTTATCTATAGAGGTCATTAATTCCAATAATCACACTGATCGTGAAGCTGTTTATCAGATGGAATCGCATTCTATCATTAGCAAATTAGAGGAAGGTGATATACTGGCTCAGCCGATTGATCAAGATGGTAGTATTAAAGCCGCTAAGTGGGTAATGGGTGGCATTCCCCCCGGAACCCGACTTACTGCCAATGGTCAGATTGTAGTCACTGACCCTAAGCTACTGGTGCCTCGTATCTACAATGCGGGCATTGTGACTGTAGATCAATTGGGAGGCGTTACATTTTTTATGGTTACCGTGCCTATTGAAGCTGGCGATGACATACGGTAATAAGATCTGACTACCTTCTCTCGTACATTTGTTCACACAAAATATGTAGTAGAAATATCAATAAGATAAACAATAGAGCTGGTAGTTGAACTACTGCTATTGATGCCCTTCCCACCTATTCCCTGGCAGTTCCTTTCTGCTGATATACCCTTTTATCTCTATATTTCCCTTCTTTTTAGTAAAACACCTTCTAAGGGTGTTTAGCATCGGCAACACGCCCTAGTACTACACACCTGTGTTCCCAAGTTCTGTTCCGTTGTTTCCCACTAAAAATACTGAAGAACCCTGCAAATGTATTGGATACCAGTGGTACACAAGCTGGCATGTAGTTTTCTACCGGCGTGTTGCCTTGCCCACCATTGACCTGTTTTCTGATCTGAAAGTTTAATATGCAATAACCACTGCCAGCAGCTTTCCTAATTTATGTGCCTCTTGGTGCTATCCAGTGGCCAAATTATCATTTACTCAAGATAGCGAAACTCAGAACAGTAAGTATTTTACATTCATCTATCCGATATGATAATAGGAAATAAGTGCATCTCAGCAGTATTGCAAACAAAAACAGCATGTAAAATGTCTTATAATTTTATGCATGTTGTAAATACAAGCAAATATTTATTGTTTATACGATTGAGTAAAAAGACTTAATAATATTATAACATATTTTTGTTTTTTACTTATAGCAATATTCTATAAAGTCAATCTATGTATTTTGTGCCCGGCCTTAGTGCCAAATTATTCCTAATCCTACAGTGCAATTTGCGTATTTTTCCGTTAATTAAGTGAAAATATTACGCTAGTCTTACGCCTCGCATATTCGATTTATTATTAATAAAAATTAAATATGCATATCATTGAAGTGCTTATTTTATCAATGATTCAAACCGCAAGATGTATGCAAAATGTACTGCTCGTAGAGGACAACATGGCCGATGTGCGGCTTTTCCAGGAGTATTTACGAGACCTAAGGCCCTCTTATTCTATTTCTAGTACCGATAGTTTAGAAAAAGCCCGTTGCTTAGATCAAACCCTTTCTTCTAAAGTAGTGGTGGTAGATTTGTCGTTACCTGATACTGCTGGCGAAGAGACCGTAACGTTGGCTACCCAGTATTTTCACGATAAGCCTATCATTATCCTAACCGGATTAGATGATTTAAGTTTAGCGAAAAAGTCAGTGATGAATGGGGTACAAGACTACTTAGTAAAAGGGGAGATTAACCAAACTTCATTACGCCGATCATTACAACACGCCATTGAGCGTCATAAATTGTTGCTAGAAAGCCAACGGCAGCAACAGTCGCTCATGCAGCATAACGAGCATCTTCAGCAGACCAACGAGCGCTTACAGCAATTCACTCATATGCTTTCGCACGATATTCGGGGGCCTATTGCTAATATTTTAGGGTTGGTACAGCTAAGCGAGATGCAGCAAGCCAAAGCAGTTTCTTACACCCCAGAGGTAGAACTAATAGATAGGATTAAGACTACTGCCAGAACATTAGATCGTCATTTAAATGATATTCTATCGCTGTTGCATGAGCAAAATTCCTGGGTAATTCAGTCTTCGCTACAATCATGGGACAATATTGCTGAAGAAATCAGGATATTGTTGAACGAAAAGATTCAGACATCAAAAGCCAAAATCACCACTGATTTTGCCGCCCCTACCATTTTCTACCCCCCGTCGGTACTCAAGAGTATTATGATGAACTTGCTTAGCAATGCTATTAAGTACCGAGAGGTGAACCGACCACTTTCGGTGCATATAGCTACCCAGCAGCTAAGCGACGGAACGTATACTCTTACAGTTAGCGACAACGGAATGGGTATTGATTTAAAAAATCATCGCGAGAAGCTATTCATGCCTTTCCGGCGGTTTCATCCTCACATTGAGGGGAAGGGAGTTGGGTTGTACCTCATCCGTAAAATTGTAGAAGATTTAGGAGGCGAGGTTTCGGTAGAAAGTCAGATTGGTAAAGGCACAACATTTAATTTTCTCTTGCACGATGTACAACTAGATGAAGAAGCTGCGTAATAGCTTCACTAATACATTAAATCCTAATCACCCTGTTCATGGTAGAATCGCCTGATTTTCTCAATCAGATATTATCAAACACACCCAACCTTATTTACATTTTTGATATAGACGCCAACAAAAATATCTATGTAAATCAGGAAATTGGCAATCTTTTAGGGTATTCCCCCGACGAAATAGCAACGATGGGCGATCAGTTGCTCTCTACGCTGATGCATCCGGAAGATTTTCACCGCTATCAGCATAAAAACCTGCCCAACCTGATGGCACTGGAAGATGGAC
This region of Tunicatimonas pelagia genomic DNA includes:
- a CDS encoding sensor histidine kinase; protein product: MASSASATNISFLIFAASGFVGLLLFFIISIVYAYQRKSLQHKQKEHELQVEMKQKMLQALIEGQEKERGRLSRDIHDSLGAQLSTVKLYLAELRTHPLSSATEDIIQESMGLLTDSIRDLRAISQDLMPQPLQRLGLINTLRNYCHKLAVAHKIDIHFATNASTLYIPESTSLMIFRVIQEIINNAIKHGNSQTISVNLLDQVCELAINIEENGTPYNWAEARERSQQNGLGILNIETRVSIMNGTLHQTNVDEKNIVSIKIPMHGE
- a CDS encoding hybrid sensor histidine kinase/response regulator, producing MQNVLLVEDNMADVRLFQEYLRDLRPSYSISSTDSLEKARCLDQTLSSKVVVVDLSLPDTAGEETVTLATQYFHDKPIIILTGLDDLSLAKKSVMNGVQDYLVKGEINQTSLRRSLQHAIERHKLLLESQRQQQSLMQHNEHLQQTNERLQQFTHMLSHDIRGPIANILGLVQLSEMQQAKAVSYTPEVELIDRIKTTARTLDRHLNDILSLLHEQNSWVIQSSLQSWDNIAEEIRILLNEKIQTSKAKITTDFAAPTIFYPPSVLKSIMMNLLSNAIKYREVNRPLSVHIATQQLSDGTYTLTVSDNGMGIDLKNHREKLFMPFRRFHPHIEGKGVGLYLIRKIVEDLGGEVSVESQIGKGTTFNFLLHDVQLDEEAA
- a CDS encoding response regulator transcription factor encodes the protein MASKEIIIADDHSVFREGMVHLFRQHFPDDRCREAADGKELLRLVERQTPDLIILDLYMPEMDGIEVAKQLTRSSPSIKILVLTFFTDTVFIEELLQIGVNGILSKDAERKEIAEAIIKVREGGNYYNQGISEIMHQKLQRDYQMVHDFRLYERFNPKEIQVLKLLCEEKTTREIARIIDMKVRTVENYRRSLLEKTGAKNSIGLIRFAIKSKILEL
- a CDS encoding response regulator transcription factor — protein: MNIIIAEDHLLYRQGVVKYLTSLFPDSHIKEASDGIEMMSIIKHFQPDVAIIDLEMPKMDGIDTISYLRNHNTDTKVLVVTMHDNPEILQEVIALGIQGVLVKGENEECIGDAIKVVMKGKHFFSESSLQLMQDELIQRNRFQRDFFKLRTLTDREIEVLKLICREMTNKEIASTLHLSPRTVDNHRNSLLEKCEVKNTVGLVKFAIRHHLER